One genomic segment of Clostridium estertheticum subsp. estertheticum includes these proteins:
- a CDS encoding aminoglycoside adenylyltransferase domain-containing protein yields MELWGKMNSIPESVKTILQEYLDLFESELPNFLESYYIYGSITLGAFNYGLSDIDFIAVVKRKVTELDIEVLKKIHSNIKKKFPETDLMGLYVMGNDLQLEYENEKSCPCFIGGVYKGLEKFEKNSIDAFQLKKYGLTVKGKEIDNIDFNVNWDILIHDMRENLNTYWLNWNDDCKKFLSEKYIGLFVDLGMIEWGVLGVSRLYYTFKERDMTSKVGAGEYILQKVPQRWHKVINEAMRLRKGNPKSYYKSIFERRVDVLSYIDFIIQESNNLFNDKRY; encoded by the coding sequence ATGGAACTTTGGGGTAAAATGAATAGTATTCCAGAAAGCGTTAAGACAATATTGCAAGAGTATTTAGATTTGTTTGAATCAGAATTGCCGAATTTTTTAGAATCATATTATATCTATGGTTCTATTACATTAGGTGCATTTAATTATGGGCTGAGTGATATTGATTTTATAGCAGTAGTTAAAAGAAAAGTTACAGAATTAGATATAGAGGTTCTAAAAAAAATTCATAGCAATATTAAAAAAAAATTTCCTGAAACAGATTTAATGGGACTTTATGTAATGGGCAATGATCTTCAATTAGAGTATGAAAATGAGAAATCATGCCCTTGTTTCATAGGTGGAGTATATAAAGGTCTTGAAAAATTTGAGAAAAATTCAATTGACGCTTTTCAACTAAAAAAATATGGTTTAACTGTTAAAGGGAAAGAAATTGATAATATTGATTTTAACGTAAACTGGGACATCTTAATTCATGATATGAGAGAAAATCTTAATACTTATTGGCTTAACTGGAATGATGACTGTAAGAAGTTTTTATCCGAAAAATACATAGGCTTATTTGTTGATTTAGGAATGATTGAATGGGGAGTTTTAGGTGTTTCTCGTTTATATTACACATTCAAAGAACGAGATATGACATCGAAAGTAGGGGCAGGTGAATATATACTACAGAAAGTGCCTCAAAGATGGCATAAGGTAATTAATGAGGCAATGAGATTACGCAAGGGTAATCCAAAGTCATACTATAAATCTATTTTTGAGAGACGAGTAGATGTTTTATCTTATATTGACTTCATAATACAAGAAAGCAATAATCTTTTTAATGATAAAAGGTACTAA
- a CDS encoding YciI family protein yields the protein MYILMLTYIKPLEEVDKEISSHIEYLEKFYSLQKFIFSGRRNPRIGGTIICNAKNKTEVESIIGEDPFFIKKIAEYEIIEFLPTKCADGLERFL from the coding sequence ATGTATATTTTAATGTTAACATATATAAAACCACTTGAGGAAGTTGACAAAGAGATAAGTTCTCACATAGAATATTTAGAGAAATTTTATTCATTACAAAAATTTATTTTCTCAGGTAGAAGAAACCCAAGGATAGGTGGAACAATTATTTGCAATGCAAAAAATAAAACTGAAGTTGAATCAATAATAGGAGAAGATCCGTTTTTCATTAAAAAAATTGCAGAATATGAAATAATTGAATTCCTACCTACAAAATGTGCTGATGGATTAGAACGTTTTCTTTAA
- a CDS encoding GNAT family N-acetyltransferase: MNNIVTDRLIIRKFNKTDWKDLYEYLSNDTVVKYEPYNVYTETEAKKEAIDRAKGELFYAVCLKESGKLIGNLYLAKGDFDTWEIGYVFNLNYWGKGYATESAKALMNTVFSQLGARRIVAMCNPLNVHSWKLLDRLGMRREGTLIKNIYFKKDINGDPLWSDTYEYGILKSECIICN, translated from the coding sequence TTGAATAATATAGTTACAGATAGATTAATTATTAGAAAGTTTAATAAAACGGATTGGAAAGATTTATATGAATACTTATCAAATGACACAGTAGTAAAATATGAGCCATATAATGTGTATACAGAAACTGAAGCTAAGAAAGAGGCTATAGATAGAGCAAAAGGTGAATTATTTTATGCTGTATGTTTAAAAGAAAGTGGTAAACTCATAGGAAACTTGTATTTAGCTAAAGGTGACTTTGACACCTGGGAAATAGGCTATGTATTTAATCTGAATTATTGGGGAAAAGGTTATGCAACAGAAAGTGCAAAGGCATTGATGAATACAGTTTTTTCACAATTAGGTGCGAGACGTATTGTGGCAATGTGTAATCCTTTGAATGTTCATTCGTGGAAACTATTAGATAGGCTTGGTATGCGGCGTGAAGGAACTCTTATTAAAAATATATATTTTAAGAAAGATATTAATGGAGATCCTTTATGGTCAGATACCTATGAGTATGGTATTTTAAAGTCCGAATGTATAATATGTAACTAA
- a CDS encoding peptide deformylase — MVKKIILLGNPKLYQISSTIEKDEMDIIKELVIDLHDTLMNFRNKYGVGRAIASSQIGVFKRLIYMNIDKPVVFINPILIFEDDEFMEVIDDCMSFPELLVKVKRHCRCTIHFKDIDFIDNEMKLEGDLSELLQHEYDHLDGIIATMRVIDDKSLCLKSEKNFLE; from the coding sequence ATGGTAAAAAAAATCATTTTGTTGGGAAACCCTAAATTATATCAGATAAGCTCTACTATAGAAAAGGATGAAATGGACATTATAAAAGAACTTGTTATTGATTTGCATGATACACTTATGAATTTTAGAAACAAGTATGGTGTAGGTAGAGCAATAGCTTCCTCACAAATAGGTGTATTTAAGAGGTTGATATATATGAATATTGACAAGCCTGTAGTTTTTATAAATCCAATATTGATTTTTGAAGATGATGAATTTATGGAGGTAATAGACGACTGTATGTCCTTTCCAGAGTTATTGGTAAAGGTTAAAAGGCACTGTAGATGTACAATTCATTTTAAGGACATAGATTTTATTGATAATGAGATGAAACTTGAAGGAGATTTATCAGAATTATTGCAGCATGAATATGACCATCTCGACGGAATAATTGCAACAATGAGAGTCATAGATGATAAATCGTTGTGTTTAAAAAGTGAAAAAAATTTTTTAGAATAG
- a CDS encoding GNAT family N-acetyltransferase: MDDVVIKKLSNDEEVPYELLLLADPSMDIINDYVYRGDCYVAYINNNIVAAYIILRTRPLTLELVNIAVSEAYQGKGIGKRLIFSAIDMARGEGARVLEGGTGNSSLYQLALYQKCGFRIVGIDRDFFKKHYKEIIIENGIECIDMIRLSLNL, translated from the coding sequence ATGGATGATGTTGTAATAAAGAAGCTAAGTAATGACGAAGAAGTACCTTATGAGTTGCTTCTTTTAGCAGACCCATCTATGGATATAATTAATGATTATGTATATAGAGGCGATTGTTATGTTGCTTATATAAACAATAATATAGTAGCTGCTTATATAATTCTTAGGACGAGACCATTGACTTTAGAGCTTGTAAATATTGCAGTTAGTGAAGCATATCAAGGTAAAGGTATAGGGAAGAGGTTAATATTTAGTGCAATAGATATGGCAAGAGGAGAAGGTGCAAGGGTCTTAGAGGGTGGAACAGGAAATTCTAGCCTATATCAGTTAGCACTTTATCAAAAATGTGGATTCCGTATAGTTGGTATAGATAGAGATTTTTTTAAAAAACATTATAAAGAAATTATTATTGAAAATGGAATTGAATGTATTGATATGATTAGGTTGAGTTTGAATTTATGA
- a CDS encoding cupin domain-containing protein codes for MDSREIRITNKNLIKPKHKCEHEPYEYNKYEVTGQGNENQSYVAIYEIPPKKANYPYHYHLKNEEVFYIIRGNGILETHSGNKSISVGDIIVCPPSEKGAHKIINSSQTEMLVYFSCDTVNSPEVVVYPNSNKMGILVNGKPGTFYKKDTNVDYYDGE; via the coding sequence ATGGATAGTCGTGAAATTCGGATAACTAATAAAAATTTAATTAAGCCAAAACACAAATGTGAGCATGAGCCTTACGAGTATAATAAGTACGAAGTAACAGGGCAAGGGAATGAAAATCAAAGCTATGTTGCTATCTATGAAATTCCACCTAAGAAAGCAAATTACCCATATCATTACCATCTTAAAAATGAAGAAGTATTTTATATCATTAGAGGAAATGGCATATTAGAAACACATAGCGGAAATAAATCAATTTCAGTAGGAGATATTATTGTTTGCCCGCCATCAGAAAAAGGAGCACATAAAATAATTAATTCTTCGCAGACTGAAATGCTTGTGTACTTTAGTTGCGACACTGTTAATTCACCAGAGGTAGTGGTTTACCCCAATTCTAACAAAATGGGCATACTTGTAAATGGGAAACCAGGAACATTTTATAAAAAGGATACTAACGTAGATTATTATGATGGTGAATAA
- a CDS encoding GNAT family N-acetyltransferase, whose translation MKIITKQIPIEKMEILRESLDKLHKYHNSKSEYFSGDYPRITFEERVEMYRKNAKLGEYRIELLIDAETNNIIGFCIAFIKRICGKVEVLFVDEQYRRNGLGVKLMSSAMEWFGENHINDIELTVVYGNEAVSFYQKLGFYPRSIIMTTKP comes from the coding sequence GTGAAAATTATTACTAAACAGATTCCTATTGAAAAAATGGAGATTTTAAGAGAATCATTAGATAAACTTCATAAATACCATAACAGTAAATCAGAATATTTTTCTGGTGATTATCCAAGAATAACGTTTGAAGAGCGTGTAGAAATGTATAGAAAAAACGCAAAATTAGGAGAATACAGAATTGAGTTATTGATTGACGCTGAAACAAACAATATTATAGGATTTTGCATAGCATTTATCAAAAGGATTTGCGGAAAGGTAGAAGTTCTTTTTGTTGATGAACAATATAGAAGAAATGGATTAGGTGTCAAATTAATGAGTAGTGCCATGGAGTGGTTTGGTGAAAATCATATAAATGATATAGAACTTACAGTAGTATATGGGAACGAAGCAGTATCGTTTTATCAGAAATTAGGATTTTATCCACGTTCAATTATTATGACAACAAAACCATAA
- a CDS encoding MBL fold metallo-hydrolase, whose translation MKITTLIENTQDENQKLNYEHGISMFIETEKCNILFDTGKTGNFIENAEKLNIDLKSIDVIILSHAHYDHCGGVRRLLETYNITPQIIVSEHFFQNSNKFHYSDGSLKSDFSKETGYTYVGIDFNKEYLQSKGISINFVQADTLEVSDDVFVFSNFNKYYDFEKLNKNMKLKIDNDYKIDTFNDEIAVGLKTKDGIVVLLGCAHPGFLNIVKTIQEITKEKIVGIVGGTHLIEADEERVDKSIECINNLNVNLLGLSHCTGDKAVKMFHENCKNSFMNITGTILRLE comes from the coding sequence ATGAAAATAACTACTTTAATAGAAAATACTCAAGATGAGAATCAAAAGTTAAACTATGAACATGGTATTTCTATGTTTATTGAAACTGAAAAGTGTAATATTCTTTTCGATACAGGAAAAACAGGAAATTTTATTGAAAATGCTGAAAAGTTAAATATAGATCTTAAAAGTATAGATGTTATAATTTTAAGTCATGCTCATTATGATCATTGTGGTGGTGTAAGAAGATTACTTGAAACTTACAATATAACTCCTCAAATTATAGTGAGTGAACATTTCTTTCAAAATTCCAACAAATTTCATTATTCTGACGGCAGTCTTAAATCGGATTTTTCAAAGGAAACGGGATATACATATGTGGGAATAGATTTTAATAAAGAATATTTACAAAGTAAAGGAATTTCTATAAATTTCGTACAAGCTGACACTCTAGAAGTAAGTGACGATGTTTTTGTATTTTCTAATTTTAACAAATATTATGATTTTGAAAAATTAAATAAAAATATGAAACTTAAAATTGATAATGATTATAAAATTGATACTTTTAACGATGAAATTGCTGTAGGACTTAAGACTAAAGATGGAATAGTGGTTTTACTTGGCTGTGCACATCCGGGATTTTTAAATATTGTAAAGACTATTCAAGAAATAACTAAAGAAAAAATAGTAGGAATAGTTGGTGGGACACATCTTATAGAAGCTGATGAAGAAAGAGTAGATAAGTCAATTGAATGCATAAATAATTTAAATGTAAATTTATTAGGTTTATCTCATTGCACAGGAGACAAAGCTGTGAAAATGTTTCATGAGAATTGTAAGAATTCATTTATGAATATAACAGGAACAATCTTAAGGTTAGAATAA
- a CDS encoding DNA alkylation repair protein: MYDDIIEKVKMVENGFKEIEKESIVILNNNSINKCFIIAKEFYSSEFYQVRELSTFICGSISCELNEALVFLKEKISIDENWRVQEILAKAFDKYCCDIGYENALPIIKVWLNDSNPNVRRAVTEGLRIWTSRDYFKQNPNIAISLISNLKNDKSEYVRKSVGNALKDISKRHSELIKLELQTWDLSQKTINQVYKLANKHIK; encoded by the coding sequence TTGTATGATGATATAATTGAAAAAGTTAAAATGGTCGAAAATGGATTTAAAGAAATAGAAAAAGAATCTATAGTTATTCTCAACAATAATTCTATTAATAAATGTTTTATTATTGCAAAAGAGTTTTACTCATCAGAATTTTATCAAGTTAGGGAGTTATCTACATTTATCTGTGGTTCAATTTCATGTGAGTTAAATGAGGCATTAGTATTTTTAAAAGAGAAAATAAGTATAGATGAAAATTGGCGTGTTCAAGAGATTTTGGCAAAGGCTTTTGATAAATACTGTTGCGATATAGGATATGAAAATGCGTTACCCATAATTAAAGTTTGGTTAAACGATAGTAATCCAAACGTAAGGAGAGCAGTTACCGAGGGATTAAGAATATGGACAAGTAGGGATTATTTTAAACAGAATCCTAATATAGCAATAAGCTTAATATCTAATTTGAAGAATGATAAAAGTGAATATGTTAGGAAATCGGTCGGAAACGCATTAAAGGATATAAGTAAAAGGCATAGTGAATTAATAAAATTAGAACTTCAAACATGGGATTTATCACAAAAAACAATTAATCAAGTGTATAAACTTGCTAATAAACATATAAAATAA
- a CDS encoding methyl-accepting chemotaxis protein translates to MINTIEDNKLLQSFYNLMPYFQHYFEDELVFTISNTEKFLLVQDCKNLKMSSKTGDAIPVGCAADICLKEKKPISVIVPKNVFGVPLKTMAVPVFENDKISGTMIIGMSLSKKEKMSNLSNTLSDSLSQISTNLFDMTSGIQKIAETNSGIQKFIEITKDNSKKTDEVLSFIEGIAKQTNLLGLNAAIESARAGEFGKGFSVVSNEIRKLSQSTKESAKQINSMLNTIQDSINEIYLRFNDSNLILDNQSSGLEEITATVQELNSTATILNEFASKM, encoded by the coding sequence ATGATAAATACAATAGAAGACAATAAATTATTACAATCGTTTTATAACTTAATGCCATATTTCCAGCATTATTTTGAGGATGAATTAGTATTTACAATATCCAATACTGAAAAGTTCCTTTTAGTACAAGATTGTAAAAATCTAAAAATGTCATCAAAAACAGGGGATGCAATACCAGTTGGTTGTGCAGCAGATATATGCTTAAAAGAGAAAAAACCAATATCAGTTATAGTACCTAAAAATGTTTTTGGAGTTCCATTAAAGACAATGGCAGTTCCGGTATTTGAAAATGATAAAATATCAGGAACAATGATAATAGGCATGAGTTTGAGTAAAAAAGAAAAAATGTCAAATTTATCAAATACATTATCAGATTCATTATCACAAATAAGTACTAATTTATTTGATATGACATCAGGAATTCAAAAAATAGCTGAAACAAATTCAGGTATTCAAAAATTCATTGAAATAACAAAGGATAATTCTAAAAAAACTGATGAAGTATTAAGTTTTATAGAAGGTATTGCTAAACAAACGAATTTGTTAGGATTAAATGCTGCAATAGAATCTGCTAGAGCAGGAGAATTTGGAAAAGGGTTTAGTGTAGTATCAAATGAAATTAGAAAACTTTCACAATCAACTAAAGAATCTGCGAAGCAAATTAATAGCATGTTAAATACTATTCAAGATTCAATAAATGAAATTTATTTGAGATTTAATGATTCGAATTTAATATTAGATAATCAATCATCTGGACTCGAAGAAATTACTGCTACAGTACAAGAACTTAATTCTACTGCTACAATTTTAAATGAATTTGCTTCAAAAATGTAG
- a CDS encoding 4Fe-4S double cluster binding domain-containing protein — protein MINSEDLKEYLYDKGASLVGFANLESIVDSEINHGISIAINIPVEVVKSICNGPNMDYFNQYHSLNNKLNEIANSGAEYLQNKGYKAVAQTTDVVKKFSNYRTLLPHKTVATMSGLGWIGKNALLTTDEFGSSIRLTSIITNAKLDYGTPVTESKCGDCLKCKDACPGRAISGELWHVGIDRDEFINIINCRRKARQIANDKIAKEITLCGKCIEICPYTQRYIKKG, from the coding sequence ATGATAAATAGTGAGGATTTAAAAGAATATTTGTATGATAAAGGGGCTTCTTTGGTTGGATTTGCGAATTTAGAATCTATTGTAGATAGTGAAATAAATCACGGAATATCTATTGCGATAAATATACCAGTGGAAGTCGTTAAGTCAATTTGTAATGGACCTAATATGGATTATTTTAATCAATATCACTCGCTTAATAATAAATTGAATGAAATAGCCAATAGTGGGGCTGAATATCTTCAAAATAAGGGATATAAAGCAGTTGCACAAACTACTGACGTTGTAAAAAAATTCTCTAACTATAGAACATTATTACCTCATAAGACTGTTGCAACAATGTCTGGACTCGGATGGATTGGGAAAAATGCATTGTTAACAACAGACGAATTTGGTTCGTCTATTCGGTTAACGTCAATTATTACAAATGCAAAATTAGATTATGGAACGCCAGTAACAGAATCTAAGTGTGGGGATTGCTTAAAATGCAAAGATGCTTGCCCTGGCAGAGCCATTTCAGGTGAACTATGGCATGTTGGCATTGATAGAGATGAGTTTATTAACATTATTAATTGTCGACGTAAGGCACGTCAGATAGCAAATGATAAAATAGCTAAAGAAATAACATTATGTGGTAAATGCATAGAGATATGTCCATATACCCAAAGGTATATAAAGAAAGGATAG
- a CDS encoding D-alanine--D-alanine ligase family protein, which produces MKIVVLAGGLSPERDVSLSSGSQIANALREAGHHVVLLDVYEGLRTNESEFESLFEDNITGKPYYYNVKGTEPDLNEIKRKSNNGDSLIGKNVLPLCLFADVVFIALHGSMGENGQIQATFDSLGIKYTGTGYIGSLLAMDKDLTKKLLHQVGIPTAKWLTFSKNPLTTEYIVKTIGIPCVVKPCSAGSSIGVSIVHNIEELEVAIATANKIESSLLIEKMIVGREFSVGLLHGKALPVIEIIPKEGFYDYKNKYQAGLTQDICPANLSEYDTNRIKSLALKICETLRLGTYSRIDFILDERDEFICLEANTLPGMTPTSLIPQEALADGISYIELCNIIVNARTK; this is translated from the coding sequence ATGAAAATCGTGGTACTTGCAGGCGGATTAAGTCCAGAAAGGGACGTTTCATTATCTTCTGGAAGTCAAATTGCTAATGCTCTTAGAGAAGCTGGTCACCATGTGGTGCTATTAGATGTATATGAAGGTTTAAGAACAAACGAAAGCGAATTTGAAAGTTTATTTGAAGATAACATTACTGGGAAGCCATATTATTATAATGTTAAAGGTACCGAGCCTGATTTAAATGAAATAAAGAGAAAAAGCAACAATGGGGATTCTCTTATAGGTAAAAATGTATTACCTCTTTGCCTATTTGCTGATGTTGTATTTATAGCTCTACACGGTTCAATGGGGGAAAATGGTCAAATACAGGCAACTTTTGATTCACTGGGAATTAAATATACTGGAACTGGCTATATTGGTAGCCTTCTTGCAATGGATAAGGATTTAACAAAAAAACTGTTGCACCAAGTAGGTATTCCTACAGCTAAATGGTTAACTTTTAGTAAAAATCCACTAACAACAGAATATATAGTTAAAACGATTGGTATACCGTGTGTAGTGAAACCTTGTAGTGCCGGTTCAAGTATAGGGGTATCAATTGTTCATAATATTGAGGAGCTTGAAGTTGCAATTGCTACAGCTAATAAAATTGAATCAAGTCTACTTATCGAGAAAATGATAGTAGGTAGAGAGTTTTCTGTAGGTTTATTACATGGGAAAGCATTACCTGTTATTGAAATAATACCAAAAGAAGGATTTTATGATTATAAGAATAAATATCAAGCGGGATTAACTCAAGATATATGCCCTGCAAATCTTTCAGAATACGATACAAATAGGATTAAGAGTCTAGCATTAAAAATATGTGAAACTTTACGGCTTGGGACATATTCTAGAATTGATTTTATTTTAGATGAGAGAGATGAATTTATATGTCTTGAAGCTAATACGCTTCCAGGTATGACACCTACAAGTCTAATTCCTCAAGAAGCTTTAGCTGATGGTATTTCATATATAGAATTGTGCAATATCATTGTTAATGCTAGAACAAAATAA
- a CDS encoding GNAT family N-acetyltransferase yields MAICDSKFIYENSNYKDFISMPYIIETITNGVSSCIRYMDKLIAWGITQDDGAIGFLHVLPEYRKMGYARDVMIDLINKVRDENKIPFVHIEEENERSMKLAMSLGFKKDRIVSWFEIE; encoded by the coding sequence TTGGCGATTTGTGATTCTAAATTTATATATGAAAATTCAAATTATAAAGATTTTATATCTATGCCATATATCATTGAGACAATAACAAATGGAGTAAGTTCATGTATACGTTATATGGATAAATTAATAGCTTGGGGGATTACACAAGACGATGGAGCTATAGGATTTTTGCATGTTTTACCTGAATATAGAAAGATGGGATACGCGCGAGATGTAATGATAGATTTAATTAACAAAGTTCGTGATGAAAATAAAATACCATTTGTGCATATTGAAGAAGAAAATGAAAGATCTATGAAGTTAGCAATGAGTTTAGGGTTTAAAAAAGATCGAATAGTAAGTTGGTTCGAGATAGAGTAG
- a CDS encoding ASCH domain-containing protein, whose product MEHDMTLFKEPFNMIKNRQKIIEVRLNDEKRQTICIGDLIIFYKLPDREEKLTVKVLDKYVFENFEQLYSNFDFSLFGCQGYLMKRMIDETYDIYTKEQEKKYGVLGIKICLI is encoded by the coding sequence ATGGAACATGATATGACTCTGTTTAAAGAACCTTTCAATATGATTAAAAACAGACAAAAGATTATAGAAGTTAGATTGAATGATGAAAAAAGACAAACCATTTGTATTGGAGATTTAATTATCTTTTATAAACTTCCTGATAGGGAAGAAAAATTAACTGTTAAAGTTTTAGATAAATATGTATTTGAGAATTTTGAGCAATTATATAGTAATTTTGATTTTTCTTTATTTGGTTGTCAGGGTTATCTAATGAAACGTATGATTGATGAAACATATGATATTTATACAAAGGAACAAGAAAAAAAATATGGCGTTTTAGGTATTAAAATTTGTTTAATATAA
- a CDS encoding NUDIX hydrolase encodes MKVEFYELGKVDEESLKCAVISSVYKGKWIYVREEQSETWEIPGGHREIGESIVNTAKRELFEETGAKEFNLIPVCDYSICDFYMNNSNDKSYGRLFFSEVKEIGGLPISEICEIMMFDGLPENLTYPELNSLMYKKTFHLK; translated from the coding sequence ATGAAAGTAGAATTTTATGAGTTAGGAAAGGTTGATGAGGAAAGCCTTAAGTGTGCAGTAATATCAAGTGTGTATAAAGGGAAATGGATTTACGTTAGAGAAGAGCAGAGTGAAACTTGGGAGATTCCAGGTGGGCATAGAGAGATAGGCGAAAGTATTGTTAATACTGCTAAAAGAGAGTTATTTGAAGAAACTGGTGCAAAGGAATTTAACTTAATACCAGTCTGCGATTATTCAATTTGTGATTTTTATATGAATAATTCTAATGACAAATCATATGGAAGGCTATTTTTTAGTGAAGTAAAAGAGATAGGTGGTTTACCAATTTCAGAAATATGTGAAATTATGATGTTTGACGGGTTACCAGAAAATTTAACCTATCCTGAGCTTAATTCACTTATGTATAAAAAAACATTCCATTTAAAATAA
- a CDS encoding inorganic pyrophosphatase, with protein sequence MDYNNKGFWSMLDDLVSGSEIVIDRPKGSRHPKYPDMLYEVDYGYLKNTTSMDGGGIDIWRGTDEKHEIDGIICIVDLLKKDSEIKILSGCTNNEKETIYRFHNKSEFMKGIFISREGA encoded by the coding sequence ATGGATTATAATAACAAAGGATTTTGGAGTATGTTAGACGATTTAGTAAGCGGTTCTGAAATAGTAATAGATAGACCTAAGGGTTCAAGGCATCCTAAATATCCTGATATGTTATATGAAGTTGATTATGGATATTTAAAGAATACAACTTCTATGGATGGCGGAGGAATTGATATATGGAGAGGAACGGATGAAAAACATGAAATAGATGGGATTATATGTATTGTGGATTTGTTGAAAAAAGATTCTGAAATCAAAATACTGAGTGGTTGTACTAATAATGAAAAAGAAACGATATATAGATTTCATAATAAATCAGAGTTTATGAAGGGGATTTTTATATCAAGGGAAGGAGCATAA
- a CDS encoding putative signal transducing protein — MFCPKCKCEYREGFNFCSDCKIELVEKLPSEELSSEEFEYSELVTIAETMDFSIIPIVKSILDSEEIRYFIKGEMIRSIAVLNNIMEIQVPIEDAQKAKDLLKDLDIK; from the coding sequence ATGTTTTGTCCAAAATGCAAATGTGAATATAGAGAGGGATTTAATTTCTGTTCGGACTGTAAAATTGAATTGGTTGAAAAATTACCAAGCGAAGAATTGTCAAGTGAAGAATTTGAGTATTCAGAACTTGTCACTATAGCAGAAACAATGGACTTTTCTATAATACCTATTGTTAAGTCAATTTTAGATTCTGAGGAAATAAGATATTTTATTAAAGGAGAAATGATTAGAAGTATTGCTGTACTTAATAATATTATGGAAATACAAGTCCCAATAGAAGATGCCCAGAAGGCAAAAGACTTATTAAAAGACTTGGATATAAAGTAG
- a CDS encoding alpha/beta fold hydrolase: MECKMNNISINYEVMGSGKPIVMIHGSHVDHRLMTGCMETVFSNKDGYKRIYIDLPGMGKTKGEKWITNSDIMLDIVIDFIDKIIPNENFLLAGESYGGYLARGIVHKIANRIDGLLLLCPSITMDLKKRNVPKHIVLKKDDKLLAQLDPYDAEGFNSIQVVQSKKIWDRYRNEILSGIRLADKDFLLKLEQNGNAFSFDVDGLDEKFNKPTLILLGRQDSSVGYKDAWGILDNYPRATFAVLDRAGHNLQIEEVEVFNSLVNEWLLRVIES; this comes from the coding sequence ATGGAATGTAAGATGAACAATATATCTATAAATTATGAGGTAATGGGTAGTGGCAAACCAATTGTTATGATACATGGTTCCCATGTAGACCATAGATTGATGACAGGATGCATGGAAACTGTATTTAGTAATAAAGATGGTTATAAAAGGATATATATTGACTTGCCAGGAATGGGAAAAACTAAAGGCGAGAAGTGGATTACAAATTCAGATATAATGCTGGATATTGTAATTGATTTTATTGATAAAATTATTCCGAATGAAAACTTTTTACTTGCAGGTGAATCATATGGTGGCTATTTAGCAAGGGGAATAGTACATAAAATTGCAAATAGAATAGATGGACTATTATTACTATGTCCTTCAATTACAATGGATTTAAAAAAACGCAATGTTCCAAAGCATATTGTTTTAAAAAAGGATGATAAATTATTAGCACAACTTGATCCATATGATGCCGAGGGTTTTAATTCAATACAAGTAGTGCAAAGTAAAAAAATTTGGGATAGATATAGAAATGAAATTTTATCTGGCATAAGATTGGCAGATAAAGATTTTTTACTAAAGCTTGAACAAAACGGGAATGCGTTTTCATTTGATGTGGATGGACTGGATGAAAAGTTTAACAAGCCGACTCTTATACTATTAGGACGACAGGATTCAAGTGTAGGTTATAAAGATGCCTGGGGTATTTTAGACAACTATCCAAGAGCAACTTTTGCTGTATTGGATAGAGCAGGACATAATTTGCAGATAGAAGAGGTAGAAGTATTTAATTCATTAGTGAATGAATGGCTTTTAAGGGTTATAGAGTCATAA